In Candidatus Chlorohelix allophototropha, one DNA window encodes the following:
- a CDS encoding NAD(P)H-binding protein, translating to MILVIGSTGFIGRNLVPKLLQSYPGRVRVLVRSSSSSSKRSAASLAALKKLSGLEIVEGDVLNPASLAKAMKGIETVFDYAQVTANYKDKDNIYWRVNVEGTKNVVAAAEAAGVKRFILGSGLGTIQGKPGSYMRTRWEAEQTVRNSKLNWTILQPSILFGRGAEFFEAQARIIKMLPIATIIGNGKIRFQPIYVEDVVTAAIECINRDDKIGKAVAFGGPATFTYKELISLVVKNLKKQRLFLYLPLPLARINAALFNMLPEPPLTPATLELFDFENTTGDDQILEKEFGIKAFSLHEYLEKNSILG from the coding sequence ATGATTTTGGTTATTGGTAGTACCGGATTTATTGGAAGAAATTTAGTGCCAAAACTTTTGCAAAGTTATCCCGGCAGGGTTAGGGTTTTGGTGCGTTCAAGTTCTAGCTCTTCCAAGCGAAGTGCGGCGAGTTTAGCTGCGCTGAAGAAATTATCAGGTTTGGAAATAGTCGAAGGTGATGTATTAAATCCTGCTTCACTTGCTAAAGCAATGAAAGGGATTGAGACAGTTTTTGATTATGCTCAGGTTACTGCTAACTACAAGGATAAGGACAATATTTACTGGCGCGTAAATGTTGAAGGCACTAAGAATGTCGTAGCTGCGGCGGAAGCAGCCGGTGTAAAGCGGTTTATTTTGGGTAGCGGCTTAGGTACTATCCAAGGTAAGCCCGGAAGTTATATGCGAACTCGGTGGGAAGCTGAACAAACTGTTCGCAACAGCAAATTAAACTGGACTATTCTACAACCCAGTATTCTTTTTGGGCGTGGCGCAGAATTTTTCGAAGCACAGGCGCGTATTATTAAAATGCTTCCGATTGCTACTATTATTGGAAATGGTAAAATTCGTTTTCAGCCGATTTATGTTGAGGATGTAGTTACGGCTGCAATCGAATGTATTAATCGAGATGATAAAATAGGTAAGGCAGTTGCTTTTGGGGGACCAGCAACTTTTACCTATAAAGAGCTTATATCCCTCGTTGTAAAGAATTTGAAGAAGCAGCGCTTGTTTTTATATCTACCCTTGCCTTTGGCACGTATAAACGCGGCTCTATTCAATATGTTACCCGAACCTCCTTTAACCCCAGCAACACTGGAATTATTTGATTTTGAGAATACTACTGGTGATGATCAGATTCTTGAGAAGGAATTTGGAATAAAAGCCTTTTCTTTGCATGAATATCTGGAAAAGAATAGTATTCTGGGTTAG
- a CDS encoding LexA family protein yields the protein MKYNKENNNKDKATISGDSAASCWNFKRTSNITGEYGFTLSQRTADGTLSDYRILGQSKDITISQSSKTRPNRYNSSVKMVASDGPAPWDNFNQVSYVKLPVVGEVAAGQYDVTIAYHETGYGADVDFVMLNQDEVKINRQTYALRVRGQSMIENEIDDGDIIIVQSQTWADEGDFVIACLTDSNDPAGLVTLKRFYRHRYSDRVLLQPANQNLGPIHILPQRGDSERDDLDGVKIQGRVVAIIKNGWVN from the coding sequence ATGAAGTACAACAAAGAAAATAATAATAAAGATAAAGCTACCATTTCTGGAGATAGTGCTGCATCTTGTTGGAACTTTAAGCGCACTTCCAACATAACAGGCGAATATGGTTTCACTCTATCACAACGCACCGCTGACGGAACCTTGAGCGATTACCGAATCTTAGGTCAGTCCAAAGATATAACCATTTCGCAAAGTAGTAAAACTCGTCCGAATCGTTATAACTCCAGTGTAAAAATGGTAGCTTCGGACGGTCCTGCACCGTGGGATAATTTTAATCAAGTAAGTTATGTCAAATTGCCTGTGGTGGGAGAAGTCGCGGCTGGACAATATGATGTAACGATTGCCTATCACGAAACCGGCTATGGAGCGGATGTGGACTTTGTAATGCTTAATCAGGATGAAGTAAAAATCAATCGCCAAACATACGCCCTAAGAGTACGCGGTCAATCGATGATAGAAAACGAAATCGACGATGGAGACATAATAATAGTACAATCTCAAACTTGGGCTGACGAAGGGGATTTCGTTATTGCCTGCCTAACCGATAGCAATGACCCTGCCGGGCTAGTAACCCTCAAGCGATTTTACCGTCATCGTTACTCAGATCGAGTATTATTACAACCAGCCAATCAGAACTTAGGTCCAATCCATATTTTGCCGCAAAGAGGCGATTCTGAGCGTGATGATCTTGATGGGGTGAAAATCCAAGGACGAGTCGTAGCAATTATCAAAAACGGGTGGGTTAACTAA
- the lexA gene encoding transcriptional repressor LexA has protein sequence MNQLSAKQQRMLEFIEQFIDDNNGLPPTVREIQQALTISSTSVVDYNLAALEQKGYISRTEGKSRAICLKYRTSGARTLEVPLLGIIAAGEPIPDRRDRTTEDTVEVPPSMLGTRKANEVFALKVKGNSMVDALIADGDIVLIKPQQTAEVGEIVAVWLEEERETTLKKWYPDKSKDEVRLQPANPTMGPIVKKLSNARVMGKLVGVIRASI, from the coding sequence ATGAATCAGCTTTCTGCCAAACAGCAACGAATGCTTGAGTTTATTGAGCAATTCATTGATGATAATAATGGCTTACCCCCCACCGTAAGAGAAATACAACAGGCACTTACTATTTCCTCAACTTCAGTTGTTGACTATAACCTAGCAGCACTTGAGCAAAAAGGCTACATTAGCCGCACAGAGGGGAAGTCTAGAGCCATTTGTTTAAAATATCGTACCTCTGGGGCTAGAACACTCGAAGTGCCTCTCCTTGGCATTATTGCTGCCGGTGAACCCATTCCAGATCGTAGAGATAGAACCACCGAAGATACAGTTGAGGTGCCGCCTTCTATGCTAGGTACGCGCAAAGCAAATGAAGTATTTGCCCTTAAAGTAAAGGGCAATTCAATGGTGGATGCCCTTATCGCTGATGGTGACATAGTTTTAATTAAACCTCAGCAAACAGCTGAAGTTGGCGAAATTGTGGCAGTCTGGCTGGAAGAGGAACGCGAAACCACCCTGAAAAAGTGGTATCCTGATAAATCCAAAGATGAAGTGCGGTTGCAACCCGCTAACCCAACTATGGGACCAATAGTAAAAAAACTCAGCAATGCCCGTGTCATGGGTAAACTCGTTGGGGTTATCCGCGCTTCAATATAA
- a CDS encoding RNA polymerase sigma factor produces the protein MQLSDLELVTRLKQGDAEAVGVLLEQYAHRLYNYAYYHCGDHFLAEDIVSETLSRVVTKIESYEQREVPFKAWIFRIAHNFLANSLRQRSRHQAVSLDGVDWDKNPHVTGESEWSAADAGELAENLAIREELQQAITALPDDQRTVLILHLVEGHSLDEIASALDKTIPAIKSLQYRAIKNLRRLLNHEEDRVKGNELGSFEDKARLGWGSNQRQ, from the coding sequence ATGCAACTTAGCGACCTAGAACTAGTTACTCGCTTGAAACAGGGCGATGCTGAAGCCGTGGGTGTATTGTTGGAGCAATATGCTCACCGCCTATATAACTATGCCTACTATCATTGCGGTGATCATTTTTTAGCTGAGGACATTGTAAGCGAAACGCTTAGCCGAGTCGTAACAAAAATCGAAAGTTATGAACAAAGAGAAGTACCTTTCAAAGCATGGATATTCCGTATCGCCCATAACTTTCTAGCAAATTCATTGCGGCAACGTAGCCGCCATCAAGCAGTTTCATTAGATGGCGTGGATTGGGACAAAAACCCGCATGTGACAGGGGAAAGTGAATGGAGTGCCGCTGATGCAGGTGAGTTGGCGGAGAATCTGGCAATTAGAGAAGAATTGCAACAAGCAATTACAGCATTACCGGACGATCAGAGAACAGTTCTCATATTACATCTTGTAGAAGGTCATAGCTTGGATGAAATTGCCAGCGCACTTGATAAAACTATACCAGCTATTAAAAGTCTTCAATATCGTGCAATTAAAAATCTGCGGCGTTTATTGAACCATGAAGAAGACCGGGTAAAGGGTAATGAACTAGGTAGCTTTGAGGATAAAGCAAGGCTTGGGTGGGGGTCAAACCAACGGCAATGA
- a CDS encoding inorganic diphosphatase translates to MKRTSIEVIIEIPTGSRNKYEFDKERKLFKLDRVLFSSVHYPADYGYIDQTLALDGDPLDALVLMDFPTFPGCVIDTRPIGILGMQDEQGQDEKILAVPTKDPRYRHITKLEHLGPHWLREIENFFATYKALEDKWTEMLGWYDEAKAWEVIEECEKRYQDFEALKKRKDTHESE, encoded by the coding sequence TTGAAGAGAACGAGTATTGAAGTTATTATCGAAATTCCAACGGGTTCGCGCAACAAGTATGAGTTTGACAAAGAACGCAAACTTTTCAAATTGGATCGTGTTCTTTTTTCTTCGGTTCATTATCCGGCAGACTACGGATATATAGACCAGACTCTTGCTTTAGACGGCGACCCACTTGATGCTTTGGTGTTAATGGATTTTCCTACCTTCCCTGGCTGCGTTATTGATACCCGTCCCATTGGAATTTTGGGAATGCAAGACGAGCAAGGACAAGATGAAAAAATTCTGGCTGTTCCTACTAAGGATCCACGATATCGCCATATTACCAAACTGGAGCATCTTGGTCCACACTGGTTGAGAGAAATTGAGAACTTCTTTGCTACCTATAAGGCTCTTGAAGACAAATGGACAGAGATGTTAGGTTGGTATGACGAAGCGAAAGCTTGGGAAGTTATCGAGGAATGTGAAAAACGATACCAGGATTTTGAAGCGCTAAAAAAGCGCAAAGATACGCATGAGTCGGAATAA
- a CDS encoding inositol-3-phosphate synthase, translating to MGEKKKIRVAIIGVGNCASSLVQGVEFYKNAKDNEFVPGLMHVRLGGYHISDIEFSAAFDINVTKVGKDLSEAIFAEPNNTIKFSDVPHIGVPVHRGMTHDGLGHYLSQIITKAPGPTADIIRILKETKTDVVVNYLPVGSEMATKWYVEQILEAGCAFVNCIPVFIGREEYWQRRFLAKGLPIIGDDIKSQVGATITHRMLARLFEERGVRLDRTYQLNFGGNTDFYNMLERSRLESKKISKTNAVTSQLENTHLEEKNVHVGPSDYVPWLEDQKWCHIRMEGTTFGNVPLKMEVKLEVWDSPNSAGVVIDALRCAKLAMDRGVAGTIAGPSAYFMKSPPVQYHDDIARRMVEDFIDGKDDTRLPFDTTVPSTSAVKE from the coding sequence TTGGGCGAGAAGAAAAAAATCCGGGTTGCTATTATTGGCGTAGGCAACTGCGCCTCTTCGCTGGTACAAGGCGTAGAATTCTATAAAAATGCCAAGGACAATGAATTTGTCCCCGGCTTAATGCATGTACGCCTCGGCGGATACCATATAAGCGATATTGAATTTAGCGCCGCTTTCGACATCAATGTCACCAAGGTCGGTAAAGACCTGAGTGAAGCAATTTTCGCTGAACCAAACAACACTATCAAATTTTCGGATGTGCCGCATATTGGCGTACCGGTTCATCGAGGCATGACACATGACGGGTTGGGTCATTATCTGAGCCAGATTATTACCAAGGCTCCCGGACCGACCGCAGATATTATTCGTATTCTGAAAGAAACTAAGACTGATGTAGTAGTAAATTACCTACCTGTTGGCAGCGAAATGGCTACCAAATGGTATGTAGAGCAAATTTTGGAAGCTGGTTGTGCTTTCGTAAACTGCATCCCGGTATTCATCGGACGTGAAGAATACTGGCAACGTCGCTTCCTTGCGAAGGGGCTTCCTATCATTGGCGATGATATCAAATCGCAGGTCGGCGCTACTATTACTCACCGTATGCTTGCCCGCTTGTTTGAGGAACGTGGTGTAAGGCTGGATCGTACCTACCAGTTGAATTTCGGTGGCAATACCGATTTCTACAACATGTTGGAACGCAGTCGCCTCGAGAGCAAGAAGATTTCCAAAACTAATGCCGTTACCAGTCAACTAGAGAACACCCATCTGGAAGAGAAAAACGTGCATGTCGGTCCTTCCGATTATGTGCCGTGGCTGGAAGACCAGAAATGGTGCCATATCCGTATGGAAGGTACTACTTTTGGCAACGTGCCTCTCAAAATGGAAGTAAAGCTAGAAGTATGGGATAGCCCCAACAGCGCCGGTGTGGTAATTGACGCATTGCGTTGCGCTAAGCTAGCTATGGATCGTGGCGTTGCTGGTACAATCGCCGGACCTAGCGCCTATTTCATGAAAAGCCCACCCGTACAGTATCATGATGATATCGCTCGCCGTATGGTGGAAGATTTCATTGATGGCAAAGACGATACTCGCCTTCCTTTCGACACTACTGTTCCTAGCACATCTGCTGTTAAGGAATAA
- a CDS encoding 2Fe-2S iron-sulfur cluster-binding protein: MPIITILPSGQELEVEPGLTIMEAVLAKQLAWPTTCGGKARCTTCAFVLIKGFENVSPMSRLEEHQLAVRKGRHSLVQKLRLACQTRVKGDITIRKNLQEFC, encoded by the coding sequence ATGCCCATCATTACAATCTTACCTTCAGGACAGGAATTAGAAGTGGAACCCGGTTTAACAATTATGGAGGCAGTACTGGCTAAACAGTTAGCTTGGCCTACCACTTGTGGCGGTAAAGCTCGATGTACTACATGTGCCTTTGTTTTGATTAAAGGATTTGAGAATGTTTCTCCGATGTCACGTTTAGAGGAACATCAATTGGCGGTTCGGAAAGGTCGGCATAGCTTAGTTCAAAAGCTACGGTTAGCTTGCCAAACTCGCGTTAAAGGCGATATCACTATTCGCAAGAATTTGCAGGAATTCTGTTAA
- the greA gene encoding transcription elongation factor GreA: MSITERTIQLTAEGKERLEKELHQLRTTKREEIAERIQQAKHGGDISESGEYEDAKQEQAMLEKKIYELENTLSRAQVITQTNGNTQACVGCTVKIIDEDGEEEVYMLVSSAEANITENKISTESPLGAAIVGKKKGDEVSYNARVGVVKVKIVSID, translated from the coding sequence ATGAGCATAACTGAGCGTACCATTCAGCTTACCGCCGAAGGTAAGGAAAGACTCGAAAAAGAATTGCATCAATTGCGGACTACTAAACGGGAAGAAATAGCCGAACGTATTCAGCAAGCAAAACACGGTGGTGATATAAGTGAGAGTGGCGAATACGAAGATGCCAAGCAAGAGCAGGCTATGCTCGAGAAGAAAATCTACGAACTTGAAAATACCCTTAGCAGGGCACAAGTTATCACCCAAACTAATGGTAATACTCAAGCGTGTGTAGGTTGTACCGTTAAGATTATTGATGAGGATGGAGAAGAAGAAGTCTACATGCTGGTTAGCTCGGCAGAGGCTAATATAACCGAGAACAAAATCAGCACTGAATCTCCTCTTGGTGCTGCTATAGTTGGCAAGAAAAAAGGTGATGAAGTTTCCTATAATGCTCGTGTTGGTGTCGTTAAGGTCAAGATAGTCTCTATCGACTAG